From Chloroflexota bacterium, one genomic window encodes:
- the metF gene encoding methylenetetrahydrofolate reductase [NAD(P)H], with protein MRQFKAMYGARPVFSVETFPPKTEHGVHNLYAELTYLTQHHPVFVSVTYGAGGSTRNKTLELAREIGQRFGVTAVPHFTSVGATRADVRQYIADALAGDARNMVVLRGDPPKGETAYTPPPDGFRYGSELVEYVRSITGELDLAVAGYPEGHVECRDLWQDVQHLKRKVDAGASVVLTQLFYDNPAFFRFRDETERAGIGVPVVPGIMPITKFSQIQRMTALSGAAIPDSLSASLLKHEDGSPDQAKAGIEFAIEQCRELLDAGVPGLHIFTLNSGHATSQIIHALHDYFDDEPAASSQ; from the coding sequence ATGAGACAATTCAAAGCGATGTACGGCGCCCGGCCGGTCTTTTCGGTGGAAACGTTTCCGCCCAAGACCGAGCACGGCGTCCACAACCTGTATGCCGAACTGACCTACCTGACGCAGCACCATCCGGTGTTCGTTTCGGTGACGTACGGCGCGGGCGGCTCCACGCGCAATAAGACGCTCGAACTGGCGCGCGAGATCGGGCAGCGCTTCGGCGTCACGGCCGTGCCACACTTCACGAGCGTCGGCGCCACGCGCGCGGACGTGCGCCAGTACATCGCCGATGCACTGGCGGGCGACGCGCGCAACATGGTCGTGCTGCGCGGCGACCCGCCCAAAGGGGAAACGGCCTACACACCGCCGCCCGACGGCTTCCGCTACGGCTCCGAGCTGGTCGAGTACGTCCGCAGCATCACCGGCGAGCTCGATCTGGCGGTTGCCGGCTATCCGGAGGGTCACGTCGAATGCCGCGATCTGTGGCAGGACGTGCAGCACCTCAAGCGCAAGGTGGACGCCGGCGCGTCGGTGGTCCTGACGCAGTTGTTCTACGACAACCCGGCTTTCTTCCGCTTCCGCGACGAGACCGAGCGCGCCGGTATCGGCGTGCCGGTCGTGCCGGGTATCATGCCGATCACGAAGTTCTCGCAGATCCAGCGCATGACGGCGCTCTCTGGCGCGGCCATACCGGACAGCCTGTCGGCATCCCTGCTGAAACACGAGGACGGATCGCCGGATCAGGCCAAAGCGGGCATCGAGTTTGCCATCGAGCAGTGCCGTGAATTGCTTGACGCCGGCGTGCCGGGTCTGCACATCTTTACGCTGAACAGCGGTCACGCTACGTCGCAGATCATCCACGCCCTGCATGACTACTTTGACGACGAGCCGGCAGCCAGTAGTCAGTGA
- the greA gene encoding transcription elongation factor GreA: protein MNEKKTYLTPEGKQKLLDELEYLRTTRRAEVAAQIKFAKEGGDISENAGYDEAKNAQAFLEGRIMTIEQMLDSSVLIEDKGPVDRVQIGVYVTVREDGENDTYQIVGSAEANPSTGRISNESPMGKAMMERGVGAKCAVKTPGGERHFEILKISWLPQ from the coding sequence ATGAATGAGAAGAAGACCTATCTGACCCCGGAAGGCAAGCAGAAACTGCTTGACGAGCTGGAGTATCTGCGCACCACACGCCGCGCCGAAGTCGCCGCGCAGATCAAATTCGCCAAAGAAGGCGGCGATATCTCGGAAAATGCCGGATATGATGAGGCCAAGAACGCACAAGCGTTCCTCGAAGGCCGCATCATGACGATCGAGCAGATGCTCGACTCGTCGGTGCTGATCGAGGACAAGGGGCCGGTGGATCGCGTGCAGATTGGCGTGTATGTCACGGTGCGCGAGGACGGCGAGAACGACACTTACCAGATCGTCGGCTCGGCCGAGGCGAACCCGAGCACCGGGCGCATCTCCAACGAATCCCCGATGGGCAAGGCCATGATGGAGCGCGGGGTCGGCGCGAAGTGCGCCGTCAAGACGCCGGGCGGCGAGCGTCACTTCGAGATTCTGAAGATCTCCTGGCTGCCCCAATGA
- the metH gene encoding methionine synthase, which translates to MKLFPHTNRRYLDAVADHAVIFDGSMGANLLARNLTAADYGGERQMGNVDHLVLSSPHIIEDVHASFFAAGAEVVETDTFRANRLTMKEYGLADRMLELNRAAAALARRVADRWTRDTGEARFVAGSIGPSGLLPSSDDPTLGAITFRELADVFREQALGLVQGGADLLIIETQQDILETKAAIHGAWQAFIETGVRIPIQAQVTLDTSGRMLLGTDIAAVVATLEALPVVDVIGLNCSTGPDYMREPVRYLTQHARLPISVIPNAGLPINVEGNTVYPMRPTPMADLLAEFVLEWGVNIIGGCCGTRPEHIAEMAARVKGRKPAARRPQHEPMISSAMRAVSLRQVPAPLIVGERVNSQGSRRVKRLLLEDKYDDILTIARNQVEGGAHALDVCVALTERADEAAQMRIVVKKLQMSVEAPLVIDSTEADVLQVALETNPGRAIINSINLERGRERCDSVLPLAVAHGSAVIALTIDEHGMAKTAAAKVEVARRIYAIAVGEYGLPPDALIFDDLTFTLATGDPEMAGSATETIEGIRQIKAALPGVLTSLGVSNVSFGLSPAARAALNSAFLHHCVEAGLDLALVHPQDITPYTELDDEARGICDDLIFNRVPDALARLIARYENVALTTDKGAADPTLGMTPEQKIHWMIAHRKKDGIEPLIDASIKAHGETANDGAVWTLNNVLLPAMKEVGDKFGAGELILPFVLQSAEVMKKSVAHLEQFLDRKDGQTKGKVVLATVYGDVHDIGKSLVNTILSNNGYTVFDLGKQVPATVIIDKALEVGATAIGLSALLVSTSKQMPLIVNELQRRNLPFPVLIGGAAINRKYGRRILLTESGAPYTPGVFYCKDAFEGLDTMEQLIDPAQRGDFVGRVVSEAQAEFGAARPAAAKPASTAPAAPAVRRLPQGELPVPPFWGAKTIQYMPLEMVLRELDLNELYRLQWGAKNAHGDDWLALKAEFDARLDRMSKDAIRRKWLKPQAAYGYFPANSEGDTLVVYDPREAGNGARPRTELARFAFPRQSEFEHLCISDYFAPADSGLTDVVALQVVTVGHAADEQFAALQARGDYSEAYFAHGLAVEAAEAAATYTHAHIRRELNLADDRGRRYSWGYPACPDLAQHALVFRLLPQTAELGLSLTSAFQMVPEQSTAAIVVHHPDAKYYSMKLSRLEQLEASS; encoded by the coding sequence ACCGCTGGACGCGCGACACCGGCGAGGCGCGCTTCGTCGCCGGCTCGATCGGCCCGTCCGGCCTGCTCCCCTCCTCCGACGATCCGACGCTCGGCGCGATCACGTTCCGCGAGCTGGCCGATGTCTTCCGCGAGCAGGCGCTCGGCCTCGTGCAAGGCGGTGCCGACCTGCTTATCATCGAGACGCAGCAGGACATCCTGGAGACCAAGGCCGCGATCCACGGTGCGTGGCAGGCGTTTATCGAGACCGGCGTGCGCATCCCGATCCAGGCGCAGGTCACGCTCGACACCAGCGGGCGCATGTTGCTCGGCACCGACATCGCCGCCGTCGTCGCCACGCTCGAAGCATTGCCCGTGGTGGACGTGATCGGCCTCAACTGCTCGACCGGGCCTGACTACATGCGCGAGCCGGTGCGCTACCTGACCCAGCACGCGCGCCTGCCGATCTCCGTCATCCCAAACGCCGGCCTGCCGATCAACGTCGAGGGCAATACGGTCTACCCGATGCGCCCGACGCCGATGGCCGACCTGCTGGCCGAATTCGTGCTCGAGTGGGGCGTGAACATTATCGGCGGTTGCTGCGGCACCCGGCCGGAGCACATCGCGGAGATGGCCGCGCGCGTCAAAGGCCGCAAGCCGGCTGCGCGCCGGCCGCAGCACGAGCCGATGATCTCGTCAGCCATGCGCGCCGTATCGTTGCGGCAGGTGCCCGCGCCGCTGATCGTCGGCGAGCGCGTCAACTCGCAGGGCAGCCGCCGTGTCAAGCGCCTGCTGCTGGAGGATAAGTACGACGACATCCTGACCATCGCGCGCAACCAGGTCGAGGGCGGCGCGCACGCGCTCGACGTCTGCGTGGCGCTGACCGAGCGCGCCGACGAGGCCGCGCAAATGCGCATCGTCGTCAAGAAGCTGCAGATGAGCGTCGAAGCGCCGCTGGTCATCGACAGCACCGAGGCTGACGTGCTGCAGGTGGCGCTGGAAACGAACCCCGGTCGCGCGATCATCAACTCGATCAACCTGGAGCGCGGACGCGAGCGGTGCGATTCGGTACTGCCGCTGGCCGTCGCGCACGGTTCGGCCGTGATCGCGCTGACCATCGACGAGCACGGCATGGCCAAGACGGCCGCCGCCAAGGTCGAGGTCGCCAGGCGCATTTACGCTATCGCCGTCGGCGAGTACGGTCTGCCGCCCGACGCGCTGATCTTCGACGACCTGACCTTCACGCTGGCCACCGGCGACCCGGAAATGGCCGGCTCGGCGACCGAGACCATCGAAGGCATCCGGCAGATCAAAGCGGCGCTGCCCGGCGTGCTCACCTCGCTCGGCGTCAGCAACGTTTCGTTCGGCCTGTCGCCGGCGGCGCGCGCCGCGCTCAACAGTGCGTTCCTGCACCATTGCGTGGAAGCCGGGCTTGATCTGGCGCTCGTCCACCCGCAGGACATCACGCCATACACCGAATTGGACGACGAGGCGCGCGGCATCTGCGACGACCTGATCTTCAACCGCGTGCCCGACGCGCTGGCCCGGCTGATCGCGCGCTACGAGAACGTCGCGCTCACGACCGACAAGGGCGCGGCCGACCCGACGTTGGGCATGACGCCGGAGCAGAAAATCCACTGGATGATCGCGCACCGCAAGAAGGACGGCATCGAGCCGCTGATCGACGCCAGCATCAAGGCGCACGGCGAGACGGCCAACGACGGCGCGGTTTGGACGCTCAACAATGTGCTGCTGCCCGCCATGAAGGAAGTCGGCGACAAGTTCGGCGCGGGCGAACTCATCCTGCCATTCGTGCTGCAGTCGGCCGAGGTCATGAAGAAATCGGTCGCCCACCTGGAGCAGTTCCTCGACCGCAAAGACGGCCAGACCAAAGGCAAGGTCGTGCTGGCGACCGTGTACGGCGACGTGCACGACATCGGCAAGAGCCTCGTCAACACGATCCTGTCGAACAACGGCTACACGGTCTTCGATCTCGGCAAGCAGGTGCCGGCCACGGTCATCATCGACAAGGCGCTGGAAGTCGGCGCAACGGCGATCGGCCTGAGCGCGCTGCTCGTATCAACCTCCAAGCAGATGCCGCTGATCGTCAACGAGTTGCAGCGACGCAACCTGCCGTTCCCGGTGCTGATCGGCGGCGCGGCGATCAACCGCAAGTACGGCCGCCGCATCCTGCTCACCGAGTCGGGCGCGCCGTATACGCCGGGCGTCTTCTACTGCAAGGACGCATTCGAGGGGCTTGATACGATGGAGCAGTTGATCGATCCAGCTCAGCGCGGCGACTTCGTCGGGCGCGTCGTCTCCGAGGCGCAGGCCGAGTTCGGCGCAGCGCGTCCGGCCGCGGCCAAGCCGGCGAGCACCGCCCCAGCCGCGCCCGCCGTGCGCCGTCTGCCGCAAGGCGAGTTGCCGGTCCCGCCATTCTGGGGCGCGAAGACGATCCAGTATATGCCGCTGGAGATGGTGCTGCGCGAACTCGACCTGAACGAGCTCTACCGCTTGCAGTGGGGCGCGAAGAACGCGCACGGGGACGACTGGCTGGCGCTCAAGGCCGAGTTCGACGCCCGGCTCGACCGCATGTCGAAGGACGCCATCCGCCGCAAGTGGCTGAAACCGCAGGCGGCGTACGGCTACTTCCCGGCCAACAGCGAAGGCGACACGCTGGTCGTGTACGACCCGCGCGAGGCGGGCAACGGCGCGCGGCCGCGCACCGAACTGGCGCGCTTTGCGTTCCCACGCCAGTCGGAGTTCGAGCACCTCTGTATCAGCGACTACTTCGCCCCGGCCGACTCCGGCCTCACGGATGTCGTCGCGCTGCAGGTCGTGACGGTGGGACACGCGGCCGATGAGCAGTTCGCGGCGCTGCAGGCGCGCGGCGACTACAGCGAGGCGTACTTCGCGCACGGCCTGGCGGTCGAAGCCGCCGAAGCCGCGGCGACGTACACGCACGCGCACATTCGGCGCGAGTTGAACCTGGCGGACGATCGCGGCCGCCGCTACTCCTGGGGTTACCCGGCCTGCCCGGACCTGGCCCAGCATGCGCTGGTCTTCCGGCTGCTGCCGCAGACCGCCGAGCTTGGCCTGAGCCTGACGTCGGCGTTCCAGATGGTGCCGGAGCAGTCCACGGCGGCGATCGTGGTACATCACCCCGACGCGAAGTACTACAGCATGAAACTGTCGCGTCTCGAACAGCTAGAGGCTAGCAGCTAG
- the lysS gene encoding lysine--tRNA ligase: MDDLNELERQRRLKLERIRGRGIDPYPPRANRTHTTAQARALLEADPVPASPPQAVIAGRLVAVRVMGKASFAHVEDGEGRLQVYARQDDLGAEAYELFRHDLDLGDYVEMGGFMFRTKTGEVTLHAQSLRLLSKALRPPPEKWHGLKDQEQRYRQRYLDLLSNDESRRVFVLRSRIVSAIRRYLDGQGFLEVETPTLQPLYGGATARPFTTHHNTLDTDLYLRISDELYLKRLIVGGFERVYEIGKDFRNEGIDTTHVPEFTMMECYAAYWDYHAVMSLVENMISTVAQEVLGSQQVTYREHTVSLTPPWKRITMRDAILNETDLDIMQTADLPALSTEIKRLGLKVEPARTWGKQVEELFGAYVEPKLVQPTFITEYPVDISPLAKKKPGESRIVERFEAFVATMECGNAFSELNDPQDQRDRFVELGKAAAQGDEETHPVDEDYILAMEYGMPPTGGLGIGIDRLTMLLLNQTAIREVILFPSLRQRDG; the protein is encoded by the coding sequence ATGGACGACCTTAACGAACTTGAGCGGCAACGCCGCCTGAAACTGGAGCGCATCCGCGGCCGCGGAATCGACCCGTACCCGCCGCGCGCGAATCGCACCCATACGACCGCGCAGGCGCGCGCGCTGCTGGAGGCCGACCCGGTCCCGGCGTCGCCGCCGCAGGCCGTCATCGCCGGGCGGCTGGTCGCCGTGCGCGTGATGGGCAAGGCGTCGTTCGCGCACGTTGAGGACGGCGAGGGCCGCCTGCAGGTCTATGCGCGGCAGGACGATCTCGGCGCGGAGGCGTACGAACTGTTCCGCCACGATCTCGACCTGGGCGATTACGTCGAGATGGGCGGCTTCATGTTTCGCACCAAGACCGGCGAAGTCACCCTGCACGCACAGTCGCTGCGCCTGCTGTCGAAGGCGCTGCGCCCGCCGCCGGAAAAGTGGCACGGCCTGAAGGACCAGGAGCAGCGTTACCGCCAGCGCTACCTCGACCTGCTGTCGAACGACGAGTCGCGCCGCGTGTTCGTGCTGCGCAGCCGGATCGTGTCCGCCATCCGCCGTTACCTCGACGGGCAGGGCTTCCTCGAAGTGGAGACGCCGACGCTCCAGCCCCTGTACGGCGGCGCAACTGCGCGACCGTTCACCACGCACCACAACACGCTGGACACCGACCTCTACCTGCGCATCTCCGACGAGCTCTACCTTAAGCGGCTGATCGTCGGCGGGTTCGAGCGGGTGTACGAGATCGGCAAGGACTTCCGCAACGAGGGCATCGATACGACCCACGTGCCGGAGTTCACGATGATGGAGTGCTACGCGGCCTACTGGGACTACCACGCCGTGATGAGCCTCGTCGAGAATATGATCTCGACGGTCGCGCAGGAGGTGCTTGGCTCGCAGCAGGTCACCTACCGCGAGCACACGGTGAGCCTGACGCCGCCCTGGAAGCGCATCACGATGCGCGACGCGATCCTGAACGAGACTGACCTCGACATCATGCAGACGGCCGATCTGCCGGCGCTGTCCACCGAGATCAAGCGGCTGGGACTGAAGGTCGAGCCGGCCCGGACGTGGGGCAAGCAGGTCGAGGAGCTGTTCGGCGCGTATGTCGAGCCGAAGCTGGTGCAACCAACCTTCATCACCGAGTACCCGGTCGATATTTCACCGCTGGCGAAGAAGAAGCCGGGCGAATCGCGCATCGTCGAGCGCTTCGAGGCGTTCGTCGCGACGATGGAGTGCGGCAACGCGTTCTCCGAGCTGAACGACCCGCAGGACCAGCGCGACCGCTTCGTCGAGCTGGGCAAGGCGGCGGCGCAGGGCGACGAAGAGACGCATCCGGTCGACGAGGACTACATCCTGGCGATGGAGTACGGCATGCCGCCGACCGGCGGGCTGGGCATCGGCATCGACCGCCTGACGATGCTGCTGCTGAACCAGACGGCGATCCGCGAGGTGATTCTGTTCCCGTCGCTGAGGCAGCGGGATGGATAG